The window CCACTTCCATCATCTTCGTCCAAAGCATCTTCGTCCCGGCATCCGTCTTAGCCGAAACCGGAAGAATTTCCTCAACCTCGTGCGCCTTTTTCAAAGCAGCAATAGACTTCGCCAACTGATTATTCGACAGCCGATCCGCCTTGGTCCCCACAACCAGGTAAGGCCGCTGCGTCTGTTTAAAATATGTAATCAATTGAGTATCATTTTCCTGCGGCGGAATATTCGTATCCACCAGGCAGATACAAAGCGCCAGCGTCTCCCGTTCCGCAAGATAAGGTTCAATAAAAGAAGGCCACTCCGCCGAGATCGACTTCGAGATCTTCGCGTAACCATACCCCGGCAAATCGGCAAAGATCAACGTAGGCCGCACCTTCATCTTGTCGCCCGCACCCTCATGTAGCGCAAAGAAATTAATCGCCCGCGTTCGTCCCGGCGTCGAAGAAACCTTTGCCTCCCGTGACCCCAGCAACGAGTTGATTAACGAAGACTTGCCCACATTCGAGCGTCCCAGAAATGCAACCTCAGGGGCGCCATAGGTCTTGCCTTCAGAAGGGAAGTGCGCCACATCGGTCGCAGACAACAAGAAAACAGGATTCAGCCGCATCCCACAAGTCTACCGTCAATAGCCCTCCGCTCTCCGAAAACGGCGCGACCGCAAAAAAGGCACCTGGCCTGAGAAGGAGCAGGTGCCGTACCGCTAAATTTTATTGAGGAGGCGGAGGCAGGGCTGTGTCTGACTCCCTCGGCTCCCTCGCCTTCACCGTAACAGTAACGGGCGCGGTCAGGTGGAAACTGATAGTGGACTCGGACGGAATGACAACATCCTTGTTGCCCGTGAACGCCGCGCCAGCCGTTCCAGCGCCCGCTCCAATCAGTCCGCCAATCAGCGCCCCCTTGCCGCCGCCAG is drawn from Edaphobacter lichenicola and contains these coding sequences:
- the yihA gene encoding ribosome biogenesis GTP-binding protein YihA/YsxC gives rise to the protein MRLNPVFLLSATDVAHFPSEGKTYGAPEVAFLGRSNVGKSSLINSLLGSREAKVSSTPGRTRAINFFALHEGAGDKMKVRPTLIFADLPGYGYAKISKSISAEWPSFIEPYLAERETLALCICLVDTNIPPQENDTQLITYFKQTQRPYLVVGTKADRLSNNQLAKSIAALKKAHEVEEILPVSAKTDAGTKMLWTKMMEVAE